CGATAAAAATAACGATGTACGAGAGATCGCAAAACTTTTTCATTTAGATCAGTGATGGAAACCACAGTGACAGTGTTTTATTTCCCCCCACACGCAGTCACAGATGTCTCAGATTGACCTCAAACAGAAAGACTTTCAGTCCATTTTGTAGGTGTGGGGTTTTGTGTTTTTGTGCACCATTCGAGTTGAATGCTAACGCTAATGCAGATAATGTGATTACAAATAATTTCTCTTCTATAATTGTTTACTTTATCATCAAAAAGTGTAAGTGTGCAAACAGGAACCTGAGTACGATCACCAGAGCCATTTGTGAATCTTTAGTATTAACTTAAAGTCGATTGTGTTGAAATGAAGTGAAGACCTGCTCCGTGATGGAGACGTCATCACTGACACTTGGACCTGAACCACATGTGGAACCTTGAGGTGGAGGAGAAGaccgcagcagaagaccacatcaggttccaggaACCTGAGGCTGCagtgacacacactcactccaacAGAACAGGAGAAGACAGGAAAAGCATCCGGCTTCAAACTTTTAGTGTTGACAGCAGTCTGGACTCGGGCAGCTGACCTGGACCtgcgggtgttcctaataaagtgaacaCCAGTTTAAAAAACACGACTGTCCGACAAGTTTCTGCTGATGCGATCGGTTCACCTTTCTCCATGTTGTGTAATCGTAGCGCAGTCATGTAACTCCACCTGCTGGTCAAAGTGGGAACTGCAACAAGCACTAACGGGGCCCACTGAGGCAGGAACCACACTGCCCCATCAAGAGGATATCGGTGGGTcagagggattttttttaacaacttaAAAGGAATAATCAAGATGAAACATCACTCTTTAATAACTCACTTGTATGATTATAGACGTAGCCCAGAAAAGTTCATTCACATTGCTGGATTTCATTTAGAAAGTAAACGTTTTATAACCTGATTCATTCCAGTAATGTGTGTTCTGGATAAAGTCTGGACATCAGAAGTGTGTGTGCACCACAATGAGCTCGTTTCCTCACATGACGtctgagaaaaagaagaaaaacgtGTCTCTCATTAACACTGCTGATGTTTTAACTAGCTTCAGGTATTTTGAGATTTTGAGTTGAGGTGGGCATTTTGTGGAAACCTGACAGCCCTGGCTAATGATATTAACCTCGAACACAGTTAAACGACGGGACGTACAAGCTGCTAGACCGGACCTTACTGACCAACTCGACTGATTCACGCGGGAGTGTACTGACTCTGACAGGTGAGTACTGTGACTGAGTTTAGTTCTAAAAAATACTGCATTATAAAATAATCAGTGAACGCTGTTGGATTTGCTCTCCTGATCTCACTTCAGCTGTTTTCGGTACAGGGGTCCGAGTCTACAGCGTCAGATAGTGATATGAAGTGAAGCCGAGAGCCGATGGAacagcgatgatgatgatgatgatgatgatgatgatgaatctaaattgtatcgctCCACTGTATCACATCATTCCAGTGGTTCTcgttatggttctagccaatcagcaatgagATCCCATTACAACAAATCACACCATTATTTGTAAAAACCAACCACTCTGGTAATCACGAACAATGAaaactctgaagaaaaaaaagatttgtgATTACAAGTTGAAGGCGACTTAGTCGTCGTATCACCTACACATCAGAGCATGGCGGCGGTGAGAGGCAGCAGCGTGCGCAGTCCGTCAGTCCCATTTCTCCATCAACTGTCTTCAAATACGGCACTCAGAGTGCAGGAGAACACACCATTTTACACCATTTCCCTGAATGTTCTGGGGGAGGGCATTCCCTCAGACCCCCTTAGAAGGGTGTGGCTGCATCACACAGTCTGATCTATGGCTTTTTgttctcggggggggggggggtagtctgCTGTCGAATCTCAATTATTTATTACAGAGTTACAATAAAAACTCACCACGTTCAGAACAcacaggataataataataataaacatggaATAGATGCTAATGCTAATGTAGCTAGCATTCACTATGAGCGTGTGTCGTaaagtgtccacacacacacacacacacacacacacacactagtgtttACTCCTCTGTGTGTAACTCGGCTCTCTGTCTCTGTGATTTAATGTCTGATCTTATTGTGattattatttacattttacaggaCATTTATAAACAATAATACATttatatataaattattatttctttatatcattttatttggaaaaaaatcccaatttaatttaattataaaATTCCAAacatttttctacattttctttcttttcaggAGAAAATAATCCTCTGACATTTTCATCAATAATATCATAAATATCATATCATCAGGAAACAAAGCTAATctgagctcacacacacacacacacacaccattaattacACTGAACCCCGTTATAATTCATTATTAATCCAGTTCATGCAGAATGAATGCGCGTGCTCTCCGGTTACAGACACGAGACTAACGGGAatggaataacacacacacacacacacacacacacacactctctcttaccGAAATACACAGTCTTCTCACACCTTGGACACTTGGACGCCATTTTTAAATGTGATGaatcaataaatacataaaatagaTAAATAcctctgtgtgtgcgtgagagagagagagagagagagagagagagagaagtgtgtgtgtgtgtgtgtgtgtgtgtgtgtgtgtgtgtgtgtgtgtgtgtgagggggggtgagagagggtgtgtgagagagagagagagagagagagagagagaggtgtgtgtgtgtgtgtgtgtgtgtgtgtgtgtgagggggggtgagagaggggtgtgagagagagagagagagagagagagggtgtgtgtgagagagagagagaggggggtgagagagagagagagagagagagaggggggtgagagagagagagagagagagagggggtgagagagagagagagagagagagagggtgtgtgtgagagagagagagaggggggtgagagagagagagagagagagggggggtgagagagagagagagagagagagagagggggtgagagagagagaggggggtgagagagagagagagagagatgtctgtgtgtgtgtgagagagagaggggggtgagagagagagaggggtgagagagagagagagagagagagagagagaggggggggtgagagagagagagggggtgagagagagagaggggggtgagagagagagagagatgctgctctactgacacacagagacagtgcAGTGACCACGCCCAGTCAGTGACGTCACCCGCCCCAGTGTCCAGGACAGTGTGAGAATGTTGTGTTGAGCAGGAACCCATGGAGAAGAACAGCATGAGCACTAATTGCTCTGAAATCTCCATCACTGAACACTTCAACACTTCagtaataaaatgtaaataaattcaGAATGAAGTAATCAGTTTCTCACAAGCTTCCTGTCACATAACCACTGACTCACCAGTTCCAGAAGAGATTATTCACTGCTGCGCTTCCCAGATTCACTCGCTTTCCCTTTTAGTCTCAGACAGGAGGCTCCGTTTCACAGAATGGTCCATCAGCACGCTGTGGTGTGGAATCTGCTGTTCTGAGATGCTGCTGAGGGACGAGACCTTTTCCTCTCTGTGGACTCACCATGGACACCATGAAGGATGACTCTTCTGGAAGGAAGGGCCAGGAATTTCCCCGTGACACTTCAACACAGAGTCTGTAACAGGAAATATTCCTTCAGGAGAAATCAGACCGGAGATGTGTGTTCTAAAGACACGTGTTCTTATAGTTTATCTTCCACGGGAATGGGAAAGGAGGCGtgtctctcctctcttctcttcttctctccGCTCTTCTCTTTAATACTGAAACACATATATTTTAAATACGTTCACTACGCCTGAAGCCAACGCATGAAGAGTAACTCTAATGTGAACAGAATTAAActctcaggtacacacacacacacacacacacacacacacacacacacacacactgtagaggAGCTCCATATtaaagagaatatggtaaagcaTCGGCCTGatctttgatggcttttgcgactgcATGTACGATGAATGATGTCTGAGTCCCACCACAGGGAATCTGACCATAAACACCTGACCACTGCACAACGAAATCTgtctctttatttccataagatagatgggttttatccagcgcttatttttaatttgctttttaaaaaaataacatgggattatttacgaacacatttttcagaaaatattcacgacagtctcatctcatctcattatctgtagccgctttatcctgttctacagggtcgcaggcgagctggagcctatcccagctgactacgggcgaaagtcacttgctgttagccaattcactttctcgtaccaggagagctgaaaggaacgagtattattcccgacctttttcaccaagtcaatttgaggcgttggtctaccctgctctttaattttaattttttcctcgaaaggaagactggcaaatggcttcgccaaaattaaatcagcaatgcttggcatccgtgcgcagctttcttgctagctgactagccccctcaagttcaagttcagtcactcaaataaacgaaatttctggaactaagatagcaaacttgacaacactatatttacactttatctcatctcatctcattatctctagctgctttacccttctacagggtcgcaggcaagctgtagcctatcccagctgactacgggcgaaaggcggggttcaccctggacaagtcgccaggtcatcacagggctgacacatagacacagacaaccattcacactcacattcacacctacggtcaatttagagtcaccagttaacctaacctgcatgtctttggactgtgggggaaaccggagcacccggaggaaacccacgcagacacggggagaacatgcaaactccgcacagaaaggccctcgccggccacggggctcgaacccggaccttcttgctgtgaggcgacagcgctaaccactacaccaccgtgccgcccgtattcacgacagtttcatataaaacgagtTAAAACAGGTTTATGAGTCCACGCGCTTGTTGGACAGGTGACAGTTTGTGTcgtgtaagggtagtatctcactgggctgtgacagcccgcaactagttggagacacaacaactgcgataaaatatgcgaattagcgacaatttttacTTGGAATCAcgctgaattgatattcacatattttaccacaattgttgtgtctccaactagtcgcgggctgttgcagcctggctttccctcggcaggcaggaaagtagaggaagcctcatggaaactgacttgagaagggtttgcgacggctttgcgacaccagcaacgcatttgcggctactttgagagaaattttgtggcacgaattttttgaacatgttcaaaatttcagcgacaaaggagcaacactttgcgactcatgcgaggaaattgagaagccccacgaatgtttcaagacgcttttgaaactctcttgcgaatgatttcgcaatttgttgcaagctgtcacagcccagtgagatcctGGCTTAAGGGCGATAGACGGATGTAATCAcatgaagagttttattgaaaacatgcaagcaaacagatccaaaacagagacaaaactagtcagtggtggagtgaggcacagacaggatatcagagggatacaatactcacagtccaaacacacaaacagggtcaaaaccagaacagcgacacaaaatacaaggctttcacaaagtctgtgtgttactcagagttcttatataaatgtctgcgctgtgattgagctctaatcaggaacagatgcatggggattagtcctaatggtgctgtgtggatgtgagagatgaaaccagacagctgtgtggcgtatggagtgtgatattggatggtaactctacagtagtgatgtaaagtggaagcgctggttcactgctgtcccccaggcacccagcagagtctcaccataataaatgtgctggtgttgtttctggcgcatggcatgcggcgtcaaagaaaggaataaatacgtATCATAACTGCGATGtgaatctcattattggtctcactgtcacaagacaatgcagtgatttattgaggtgaaaaacacgacacgacacaatttgatggttcagtCATGccgctgtaatattattattccaTTCAGGGGGATTctgtgtaaatattttgctcataaactcatcaggagctctgattTTAGGCAGCGACTAAATATAAAACACACAACAGAACATCCAAGCTGTTGGTGAAAATCTGAATTTTACAGGTAATttgggactgatgtgtgtacaccTGCAGCATACAGGAAGAGGATGATGACGTCAGAGTGTATAAAGAGTGGGTTGTTGTCGCCCCCTGCTGGACACAGCGGTGTAAACACCTTTCTCCACCATTCAGTTCAATAACCAGAAAAACTCATCGAATGGATTTATTTACATACAACATGAAATTAAAACATGAAGCACTGACTCGATTCTGACTCCGATTCTTTTTCTAAGTGACTCTTTTGTGAGATTTGACTCTTCGGTATTCTCACGCGATCTGAATCTTTTACTCACTGATTCAATTCatttacatttctgtgtgtgtgtgtaaaactgggAAAACCCACCAGACGTCACTAAATTCTACAATaacactgaccaatcagaacgtgtGGTTAGGATAAACCCCACCCCCGTTTGGCGTTCTCAGAGGGGAAacgcccataaataaatatataattaaatcCTCATGTGAAATGCAGTAAACTCTCACAGTGCTGTACATGATGCTTCAttcagaaatgttttaaacattaaagggatcctccagcggatttactcttaaacttgtGTTCAGTACAAGTATTCGTAGAGTTCAAGAGTCATTAATTCATTTTCAGACACCAAATAGCGTTcgagaaaaattaatttttattaaaataccagatgggcctcctgAGGAAGTGACATATGTGATGACATGGcatagtggaagcttggagcgaCTCGGCtctttatatcctctgcttacatcgtggttttgctagtagagttcgaacgaatcatctaatgaaacgctttcatctcccaacaaagaacactggataatcttGTCTTCGACGACAACTGTCTCTGCctggatttcaacactgactggttcatctgtCTGCACAGCAATATCTCTCTTTCCGGTCAGTTCACGTTCCGAGCGcataaatgaaaatgaaactaccatgaaataaaacttcggaaatttcaaatgagtgagtttcacgcaaaatgttctgagtaattctcttatctggagtaTAGTCGACCTGAAGCTCAATCGAACGCCCCGTTAAAGAACCATCGGTGATTGTTCTTTAACGTCAGTGTTTTCTTTGTTACCCGTATTTCCTTCCAATATACACTGAAGAACCTACAGTGCatctgaatgccaattacaattcACCAGGTCAGACACTGATAATAtaccagggatggatccagactGATGCGCgtgcagaaatatatgtgcaccacttggtcatggggtgtttgtttactttaccgctagccgGCTGCATGGACTACAACCACACTCAACCAACAGACCGGGCCGAGGCGTGGGTCATAGCGGGCTGTAGCTGCCCTCTTTGGAAAGCACTTGGCgtattcagaatcagaattactttattaatccctggagggaaattcaaatttgcaaccaagctcctgaatcaaagaagaagtaaacatgtcgaaaaatagaagataaaatagtcttaaataaataaataaatttaaataagttcaataactttagTAAaaccaaaatgaagtgattttatatacaatgattcctatatacatatattacacctgagttaaggatacagtatacatagtaAGGCAGTGtagcacagttatacagtggcgttGTACAGCCTGACTgcagcaggtaggaatgatttcctgggtctctcagttatgcagcgtggaagaatcagccgtttactgaacatgctcctgtggctgatcagctcctcatggagagggtgggaaggacagtctaagattgtcttTATttaggacagtgtcctcttctccaacaccaccgtcagagagtccagttcctcacctacaacatggccggccttcctgatgatcttattgagtctgttagtgtccttcaccctcaagccgctgccccagcagacgacagcgtacaggatggcactggccaccacagactcatagaacatccgcagcatcgttcagcagatgttgaaggacctcagctgtctcagaaaatagagacggctctggccctttttgtatacagcgtccacgtttttggaccagtccggtttattatccaagtacaccccccaggttcttatattcctccaccacgtccacactgaccccttggatgttaacagggttcaccggagccctgattctcttcagctcgaccaccagttcttttgtcttcgtcacgttgagctgtaggtggttcttcctgctccacgtgacaaagttgtccaccactgtcctgtactcgctctcatcaccaccagtaatacgtccaaccactgcagagtcatcagaaaatttctggagctGGCAggtctctgtgcagtagttgaaatcagtggtgtagagagtgaaaaggaaaggagaaaggacagtcccttgcggagccccggtgttgctgatcactctgtccgacacacagcactgcaagcgcacatactgtggtctgccagtcaaataatccacaatccaggacaccggtggggcatccacctgcatcgctgtcaacttctcactcAGCAGAGCTGgccggatggtgtcaaaagcactggagaaataaaaaaaccatgatcctcacagtgctggctggcttgtccaggtggccgtagactttgttgagcaggtagacGATTGCATCCTCTGCTCCAAGAAAACCACGATGTAAGCAGATGACATAAAGAGCTGAGTCGCTCCAAGTTTCCACTACGCCACATCATCGCATATGTCACTTCCTCAGGAGTCccgtctggtattttaataaaaataaatttttctcgaacactattttGTTTCCGAAAATGAATTAATGACTGTTGAACTCTATGAATACTTTTACTGGACATTAGTTAGAGacaggggcatcagaagcatttttaatgtggggggggcacactggtggggggtctgggggtcctcccccagaaaacttTTAattaatgtccttatgtccattgtgtctggggaggagcaaatttaTACTTACTTATCCCGTTAACGTCTGTGGGACACCTATAGTGTGTCAGACGGTGCATGGAAATTATGAAGCGCACGCTTCCAACGTTTTCTATCAAGTGCGTCTTCCGCCTGCAAACCCCAGGCTCACAAATCGCTAGCCACTAACTCCTCCCATGTCTTCCTGGGCCGACCCCTCTTTCTCGTGCCCACAACCTGATGGCACCGGATGGTGTTGATGGCATGTGGACTGCGTTTGACATGGCCAAACCATCTCAAACGCCTTAATCTAAGTACAGTATCAAGGTCAGTAAGACCTAAACTCCGGCGAAGGGCTTCTGTGCTGATGTTGGCCGACGGGTTAACGTGGCACATCCATCTGAGCATTGATCTTTCGTTACGCTCAAGGCGTTTCATGTCTTctttcttaattggccagcattCACTTGCATACAGCATAGCACTTCTCACGTACGTACTGTACACCTGACCGCGGGTGCCACACGAAAGCGCCCTGGACGAAAGGAGGGGTAGCAACTCTTTAAATTTCTTCCATGCTGACCTTGTTCTAGTTATTGATGCAATCTCGCATCCACCACCAGCACAAAGATGATCTCCCAGGTAACAAAACGAGTCAATTGTCTCCAGCTCATGTGGACCAAGAGCCACCTGGTCAAATTGCTTGCCGACAATAGGGCGAGCCAAGCCAAGACAACGGTCGCATCTGAAGGAGGGATCTGCAGAGAGCCTGCCATGGGTTCTTGTACACTTCTTATCTACCCaagtactgcaaacaattcatcatcaaccaaaaataccccattaggcgaagcttatttcattgtttagttgaacattaatttaacgaggccgagggttaattttgagggcagataacaaaagaataaggttttagcaaaagctagccattgtgaggttgcaatggggctgacgtcacctcctccactttccagcagctgcaccaacatttctgtgctcgcgctgagattcacttccctCGTGCGTGGTGAGCTGTTGTCGGGAACGCCCGGAaaccccggagtggattttcagtgctctgtgttttctcttatcgattaagtggaatggattctttcacgaagcaatagaaacggcgctgggtgaactcatattttatgttaaatgtgggggggtccaaacaaagaattatgaaatgtgaaggggacacgcccccttcacattcaatggtggcgacaccCATGGTTAGAgagtaaatctgctggaggatccctttggtctgtgctctgattggtcagaaggtggggATTATTCCTCTCACTAATCCCTTTCATCAGTTTACTGTTGCACAGGTGAAATGCTGAATTGCTTTGTTCGAGGGTTTGATGAATCTCAGTGAGATGACGCTCAGGACAGAATATTAGAGATGATGATAAACTAAATTCTGTTTAAGGAACATCTGACTTTAGAAGAaggagaaacctttattcgtcacatgtacacttcaagcacagtgagattcatcctctgcattgtgtgaacacacacacacacacacacacacacactcagagcagtgggcagccacaccagagcgcccggggagcagtcaggggttcggtacctcgctcaagggcacctcagcccaaggccgccccacgttaacctaactgcacgtctttggactgtgggggaaaccggagcacccggaggaaacccacacggacacggggagaacatgcaaactccacacagaaaggccctcgccggccccggggctcgaacccggaccttcttgctgtgaggcgacagcgctaaccactacaccaccgtgctgccccccctttttttttttttttatccctgaGCTTCTCACACTCCTCCATCTGGCATATTTACACTCCATCACTGAGTTCCTCCTCAGAAGGTTTATTATTTAATCTTCTCTGTCATCTGTGTGCTGCTTTACTTTTCCATTcattcattacttttaaacttctGTTTCTGAAACCAGCTGTCTGCCTTCAACGGGGTGTGTTGTGGAGGGGGCGTGGCTTGAACGGGCTCCTCCTCTTCATGTGGGCACGGCAGGGTGTAATAAAGCCCGAGCAGACATGGGCAGCTCGGAGCGGATACGCACTCAGAGCGCGCGCGGGATGAACTCCACGCAGCATTGCCGAGGAGACCGCTGGCTTCGGGACGGTTCTCCCGCCACCTCCGCGCTCATGTTCTCCGCGGGGGTTCTCGGGAACGCGGCTGCGCTCGTGCTGCTGGAGTTCCGGCGCAGGAGGAGGAAGCAGCGCGCGCGAGGTTCTTCTTCCTGTAACCTGTTCCAGGTGCTGCTCACCGCGCTCATCGTCACCGACCTGCTGGGCACGTGCTCGGTCAGCCCGCTGGTGATCGCGGCGTACGCGCGCAACGAGTCTGTGAGCGCGCTGGGCGGAAGCGAGGTCGCGTGCCAGCACTTCGGCTTCGCCATGACCTTCTTCAGCCTCGTGACGCTCGCGCTGTTGATGTGCATGGCGCTCGAGCGCTGCCTCTCCATCGCCGCGCCCTACTTCTACGCGCGACGGCTGAGCGCGCGCTGCGGGTTCCTGGCGCTCGCGCTGGCCTACGGGTCCGGCGCGCTCTTCTGCCTCGCGCCCTTCCGGGGTTACGGCGCGTACGTGCAGTACTGTCCCGGGACCTGGTGCTTCGTGGACCTGCTGTCCGGGGAGCGCGCGCACCTCGTCTACAAGAACCTGTACGCGTCCTGCCTGCTCGTCATGATCGCGTGCACCGTGCTGTGCAACGGCTGCGTCATCTACCACCTCGTGCGCATGTACCAGAGGCGCGAGCTGCACCGGGGCTCCGCGCGCAGGTTCAGAGCCGCCACACGGACACCCTCACTGGCGGAGGAGCTCGAGCACCTGGTCCTGCTCGCCTTCATGACCATCACCTTCCTCATCTGCTCACTTCCGCTCGTGGTGAGACTCATTCACTCATCTTCTACACTCCACAGCTCTTGGTTTTTTAAACCGTGAGAGGTTCTCACCGACGAGTCCGAAGGAGGCGTTTAGATGTTTGTGGATCAGAGAGCACGGCGGTGTTTGGAGTGAAGGAACCCGAGTGTGGAGATCAGGTGTTGCTGCTGATTAACAGCCAGGATTCAGGGAACAGGAAGTTGGGGGAAGCTGAGGGTTCTTCAGGAGGTTCTGCTCCGGGTGCATGTGAGCAGCAGCAGCTCTGTGGATGACGATGATCTGTACTACAGTGAGATCTCTGTGTTCCAGTGTTCTGGAGTGAGCTTCACCTTCTTCTCCAAACACCACGCCGTCTCCTTTCTGTTCCCTCACAAACATCAAAACGTCTCCTTCTGCTGGATCACAGCCAAACTTATTATTCTCCACAACCATCTCAATGTTTCTACACGTCAGTAAGAGGAGTGGGAGCTTTGAAAATGCAGCGTCTGTGTGTGGTTCTTCTTTTGGCTCTTCACTCTATAAGttctttacatctcatctcattatctgtagccgctttatcctgttctacagggtcacaggcgagctggatcctatcccagctgactacgggtgaaaggcggggttcaccctggacaagtcgccaggtcatcacagggctgacacatagacacagacaaccattcacactcacattcacacctacgctcaatttagagtcaccagttaacctaacctgcatgtctttggactgtgggggaaaccggagcacccggaggaaacccacgcggacacggggagaacatgcaaactccacacagaaaggccctcgccggccacggggctcgaacccggaccttcttgctgtgagtcaacagcgctaaccactacaccaccgtgccgccccagacgaTATGATTTTTAACAAAAACCAGAATTTTTTAATTTATGCAAAgttcattttaaaaaattaagacttagtttttaatttgttcttctcaaagataaaatttaacttttttgagaaaggaaaaaaaaactgtgaCAGTTTGATGGCGTGAGGAAGGTTTTTCCA
This Neoarius graeffei isolate fNeoGra1 chromosome 3, fNeoGra1.pri, whole genome shotgun sequence DNA region includes the following protein-coding sequences:
- the ptger2b gene encoding prostaglandin E receptor 2b subtype EP2 — protein: MGSSERIRTQSARGMNSTQHCRGDRWLRDGSPATSALMFSAGVLGNAAALVLLEFRRRRRKQRARGSSSCNLFQVLLTALIVTDLLGTCSVSPLVIAAYARNESVSALGGSEVACQHFGFAMTFFSLVTLALLMCMALERCLSIAAPYFYARRLSARCGFLALALAYGSGALFCLAPFRGYGAYVQYCPGTWCFVDLLSGERAHLVYKNLYASCLLVMIACTVLCNGCVIYHLVRMYQRRELHRGSARRFRAATRTPSLAEELEHLVLLAFMTITFLICSLPLVIRVYISSLTKDHTLDLTALLLLSVNPILDPWVFILLSPPVPRLLWEAVCKVLKPCPLRNKVPLSRCAHTHTTTELQTRGT